Proteins encoded within one genomic window of Bacillus sp. 1NLA3E:
- a CDS encoding DinB family protein, translated as MKKLIETSEYAPYYSKYINDVPQGDIIDILAQQNEETICLLQDISENQAHFRYAPEKWTLKEVIGHMADTEQIMGYRLLSIARGEIISLPGFNENEYVRNASFNNQTVKALIQNLSIIRQSTVHLLKSLTSEAWVRKGIANNSEVTVRALAYIIAGHELHHRKIITGRYINSVEFPSS; from the coding sequence ATGAAGAAACTGATCGAAACTAGCGAGTATGCCCCGTATTATTCAAAATATATAAACGATGTTCCTCAAGGGGATATTATTGATATCTTAGCTCAACAAAATGAAGAGACCATATGTCTTCTTCAAGACATTTCTGAAAATCAAGCTCATTTCCGATATGCACCTGAAAAATGGACTTTAAAAGAAGTAATCGGTCATATGGCGGATACTGAGCAAATAATGGGCTATCGACTTCTTTCAATCGCTCGTGGGGAAATCATTTCCTTACCTGGTTTTAATGAAAATGAATATGTTCGTAACGCTTCATTTAACAATCAGACTGTGAAGGCTCTTATTCAAAATTTGTCAATTATCCGCCAATCCACAGTACATTTGCTAAAGAGCCTTACCAGTGAAGCATGGGTGCGGAAAGGCATAGCAAATAATTCAGAAGTAACCGTTCGTGCACTAGCCTATATTATTGCCGGTCACGAATTACATCACCGCAAAATAATAACTGGAAGGTACATTAATTCAGTGGAGTTTCCAAGTAGTTAA
- a CDS encoding MBL fold metallo-hydrolase, with protein sequence MNRIGPIMIVEGPNNSKVPYSRSLFIDCPEKVLIDSGADPKALLDIQRQYGIELVLNTHYHPDHTTHNHLFANTPKWINPIEFENIKTIEGVAEAYGVYQEWGTNGIEMFRKSIPKEWVQNLSEISGSYQYEMEYSFGGVKIIFLHTPGHTKGFSCPYFPELGVAYVADYDMTSFGPWYNGTDGNIEDFIESGKRLLTIDADTFITGHQKGTFTKQEFQQAMDRFLAIIDKRDETIEKYVRQGLTFEELTNIGIFYPKNVLEGSFLQTWERSGIRKHLQRLGLTVPESGSGLFTTK encoded by the coding sequence ATGAATCGAATTGGCCCGATTATGATTGTGGAAGGTCCAAACAATAGTAAAGTCCCCTATTCACGAAGTCTGTTTATTGATTGTCCTGAGAAGGTGTTGATCGATTCAGGGGCTGATCCTAAAGCACTGTTAGACATCCAACGGCAATACGGAATTGAATTGGTCCTCAATACCCACTATCATCCCGACCATACCACTCACAACCATTTATTTGCCAATACACCAAAATGGATCAATCCAATTGAATTTGAAAATATTAAAACCATTGAAGGTGTCGCCGAGGCTTATGGCGTGTATCAGGAATGGGGTACCAACGGGATTGAAATGTTTCGAAAATCCATTCCAAAAGAATGGGTGCAAAACCTTAGTGAAATTTCCGGTTCTTATCAGTATGAAATGGAATATTCATTTGGTGGCGTAAAGATTATATTTTTACACACACCGGGACATACAAAAGGATTTTCGTGCCCCTACTTCCCTGAATTGGGTGTTGCTTATGTCGCTGATTATGACATGACATCGTTTGGACCCTGGTACAATGGTACCGATGGCAATATTGAGGATTTTATTGAATCTGGAAAACGCTTGCTTACTATTGATGCAGATACATTCATTACCGGACACCAAAAAGGGACCTTCACCAAACAAGAATTTCAACAAGCGATGGACCGATTTCTGGCCATTATTGATAAACGGGATGAAACGATTGAGAAGTATGTTCGTCAAGGCCTTACATTTGAGGAGCTTACTAATATCGGGATTTTCTATCCAAAGAATGTTTTGGAGGGATCTTTTCTTCAAACATGGGAACGAAGCGGGATTCGAAAGCATCTGCAGCGTCTGGGCCTTACCGTTCCAGAATCTGGTTCGGGGCTTTTCACAACAAAGTAG
- a CDS encoding SLC45 family MFS transporter, with protein sequence MKKTWLLGFGFFSISLGWSLYNGFVPFFLNDYLSSTALIGFLMTIDNYIALFLQPYIGERSDRTNTRYGRRMPYLLVGIPIAALFFALIPFHNSLVTLIIFMVCMNLSMAVFRSPTIALMPDITPVVGRTKANGVINFMGGCGAILAFSVGAYLYNIDESLPFLAVSVIFLVALWVIFINIKENRDAISYSVSTEPEINYKQELNSTTIYLLAALFFWFIAIQGMEALFTLYGVNGLGLTKSASAFSLAFFSLSFVLSAIPSGVLGAKYGMKKIILIGILGLFFVFLLLNWVKSVFFLRMILLVGGMFWACININAYPFIVSTGSEHSFGTRTGLYYLVSSLAAIISPPTLGLLIDLFGFGILFYTAAICMLFALTFLVKVNHNGTNSISVHKLNG encoded by the coding sequence ATGAAAAAAACATGGCTGCTGGGGTTTGGATTTTTTAGCATTAGTTTAGGATGGTCACTATATAATGGATTTGTTCCTTTTTTCCTTAACGATTACCTTTCAAGTACGGCATTAATCGGATTTCTGATGACGATTGATAATTATATCGCCTTATTTTTACAACCCTATATCGGGGAGCGAAGCGATCGTACTAATACACGATATGGTCGCCGCATGCCTTATTTGCTTGTTGGAATCCCGATTGCTGCCTTATTTTTTGCTCTTATTCCTTTCCACAATAGTTTAGTTACTTTAATCATCTTTATGGTATGTATGAACTTATCTATGGCCGTTTTCCGTTCACCCACCATTGCCCTAATGCCCGATATTACTCCTGTAGTTGGACGGACAAAAGCAAACGGAGTGATTAATTTCATGGGAGGTTGCGGTGCGATTTTAGCGTTTAGTGTAGGTGCTTACCTTTATAATATTGATGAATCCCTTCCTTTTTTGGCGGTTTCGGTCATTTTTTTAGTGGCTTTATGGGTAATTTTTATCAATATAAAAGAAAACAGGGATGCTATTTCATATTCTGTTTCAACTGAACCAGAAATCAACTATAAACAGGAATTAAATTCAACAACCATATATTTGTTAGCCGCTCTCTTTTTCTGGTTTATTGCAATCCAAGGGATGGAGGCATTATTTACTTTATATGGAGTAAATGGCCTTGGTTTAACAAAAAGTGCTTCAGCATTTTCATTAGCCTTTTTTTCTTTAAGCTTTGTCCTATCGGCCATACCAAGCGGGGTGCTAGGCGCAAAATACGGTATGAAAAAAATAATCTTAATTGGTATTTTAGGATTATTTTTCGTTTTCCTCCTATTAAATTGGGTTAAATCGGTCTTTTTCTTACGAATGATTTTATTGGTTGGCGGAATGTTTTGGGCGTGTATAAATATCAATGCCTACCCGTTTATTGTTTCAACAGGGAGTGAACACAGTTTTGGAACACGAACAGGCTTATATTATTTGGTTTCTTCATTAGCAGCCATCATCTCACCGCCAACATTAGGACTTTTAATTGATTTATTTGGTTTTGGAATATTGTTTTACACCGCAGCAATATGTATGCTTTTCGCGTTAACTTTTCTGGTAAAAGTTAATCATAACGGCACTAACTCGATTTCGGTCCACAAACTGAATGGTTGA
- a CDS encoding cation diffusion facilitator family transporter, producing the protein MKNYDYHHLNHVKSQNTSKKTLWITLILTLFFTLVEVVGGLLSHSLALLSDSAHMMSDVLSLGLSMTAIYMATWKPNKKYTFGFLRFEILASFINGLALAVIAIGIFVEGIKRIVNPTEIDLQLMLTVASIGLVVNIVLTIVLVRSTKAEENLNIKSALWHFIGDLLNSVGVIISAVLIHFTGLSILDPLISMIIGAVILIGGAKIIRESYYILMESVPEKFDLDSIRQDISTVEGVEDVHEMHLWAVTTDHYSLTAHVFIREQSQHLCAITAINKLLKEKYGIKHSTVQIENPAVIDHGPYGRNFLLEHR; encoded by the coding sequence TTGAAGAATTATGATTACCACCATCTAAATCACGTAAAATCCCAGAATACATCGAAGAAAACTCTGTGGATCACACTCATTCTGACGCTGTTTTTTACTCTTGTTGAGGTCGTTGGTGGTTTGTTATCGCATTCCCTGGCTCTATTATCCGATTCAGCTCATATGATGTCCGATGTATTGTCTTTAGGGTTGAGTATGACAGCTATTTATATGGCAACCTGGAAGCCCAATAAGAAATATACTTTCGGATTCCTTCGGTTTGAAATATTGGCATCGTTTATTAACGGCCTTGCATTGGCGGTCATCGCTATTGGAATTTTTGTTGAGGGGATAAAACGTATCGTAAACCCAACAGAAATTGACCTTCAATTAATGTTAACCGTTGCCTCGATTGGCTTGGTTGTAAACATTGTTCTTACTATCGTTTTAGTTCGCAGTACGAAGGCTGAGGAAAATCTGAATATCAAAAGTGCACTCTGGCACTTTATTGGGGACTTACTTAACTCAGTCGGTGTTATCATTTCCGCTGTTTTAATTCATTTTACAGGTCTTTCAATCCTTGATCCTTTAATCAGTATGATCATTGGAGCCGTTATTTTAATTGGTGGTGCGAAAATTATCCGAGAATCTTACTATATTTTGATGGAATCAGTGCCAGAAAAATTTGACCTTGATTCGATTCGACAAGATATTAGCACGGTAGAAGGCGTTGAAGATGTTCACGAAATGCATTTATGGGCTGTTACAACAGACCACTACTCTTTAACTGCACATGTATTTATTCGCGAACAAAGTCAACATTTGTGTGCGATTACGGCTATTAACAAACTATTAAAAGAAAAGTATGGAATCAAACATTCAACAGTACAAATTGAAAATCCAGCTGTGATTGACCACGGACCATACGGACGTAATTTTTTGCTAGAACATCGTTAA
- a CDS encoding aspartyl-phosphate phosphatase Spo0E family protein, which translates to MILMPIKVDSCEIMRTIESLRKEMIQIGIKEGLQSEKTIKISQRLDVFIAQYQSIIC; encoded by the coding sequence ATGATATTAATGCCAATTAAAGTTGACAGTTGCGAAATTATGCGGACAATTGAATCACTTAGAAAAGAAATGATCCAAATTGGCATCAAAGAAGGACTTCAAAGTGAAAAAACAATCAAGATTAGCCAACGACTTGATGTGTTTATTGCACAGTACCAATCTATTATTTGTTAG
- a CDS encoding Nramp family divalent metal transporter, with the protein MNSKGVGILPDSNESTQSASDFLGNHSKGIKKLLPFLGPAFIAAVAYVDPGNYATNITAGSKYGYTLLWVIVVSNLMAGLIQSLSAKLGIATGKNLPELCRQQFSKKFSFLLWLQAEVVIIATDLAEFIGAALGIYLLFGIPLITSAIIAAIVSFAILEFQRRGYRRFEAIIIGMLFVVVIAFGAQVFYAKPDSSALLLGLITPKFEGVDSILLSAGMLGATVMPHAIYLHSALTQVRIVGKNDVERKQIFQFEQIDIIIAMFIAGGINAAMLIVSAALFHKNGLLVEDLDVAFHQFGTMLGPNIAILFGIGLLFAGLSSSSVGTMTGEIVMQGFIKRHIPVYLRRVITMLPPLVIILTGINPSKALVMSQVVLSFGIAFALVPLIMFTGNKKIMGNLVNHRFTSIFAWLTAFLIIGLNLFLLFNVF; encoded by the coding sequence ATTAATTCAAAGGGGGTTGGAATTTTGCCTGATTCGAATGAATCGACTCAATCTGCTTCGGACTTTTTAGGAAATCATTCAAAAGGGATAAAAAAACTCCTCCCTTTTTTAGGTCCAGCCTTTATCGCCGCTGTTGCCTATGTTGACCCTGGAAATTACGCAACCAATATAACAGCAGGTTCTAAATATGGCTATACTTTATTATGGGTAATCGTTGTTTCAAACTTAATGGCAGGTCTAATCCAGTCATTGTCTGCTAAATTAGGGATTGCCACAGGTAAAAATCTCCCTGAACTTTGCAGACAACAATTTTCAAAAAAGTTTTCCTTCTTATTGTGGTTGCAAGCTGAAGTAGTTATTATAGCAACGGATCTAGCAGAATTTATTGGAGCCGCCCTAGGAATCTATTTACTTTTTGGTATTCCTCTTATTACATCAGCCATTATCGCAGCAATCGTTTCATTTGCTATTTTAGAATTTCAACGTAGGGGTTATCGGAGGTTCGAGGCAATTATTATCGGAATGTTATTTGTTGTAGTGATTGCGTTTGGTGCTCAAGTTTTTTATGCAAAACCTGATTCTTCAGCGCTTCTTTTAGGTTTAATCACACCGAAATTTGAAGGGGTAGATAGTATTTTGTTATCTGCAGGGATGCTTGGCGCAACTGTCATGCCACATGCTATTTATCTTCATTCTGCTTTAACTCAAGTAAGAATTGTTGGGAAAAATGATGTTGAACGAAAACAGATTTTCCAATTTGAACAAATCGATATTATTATTGCCATGTTCATTGCAGGTGGAATAAATGCAGCCATGTTAATCGTTTCTGCTGCCCTGTTTCATAAAAATGGCCTACTCGTTGAGGATTTAGATGTTGCTTTTCACCAATTTGGTACCATGCTTGGACCTAACATAGCGATTCTTTTTGGGATTGGATTATTGTTTGCGGGACTATCTAGCTCTTCAGTAGGTACGATGACAGGTGAAATAGTGATGCAGGGATTTATTAAGAGACATATACCTGTTTATTTGCGAAGGGTTATTACGATGCTTCCTCCCTTAGTAATTATTTTAACAGGGATTAACCCATCTAAAGCACTTGTCATGAGCCAGGTCGTCCTCTCGTTTGGGATCGCCTTTGCATTAGTGCCCCTCATCATGTTTACAGGAAATAAAAAAATCATGGGTAATCTTGTTAACCATCGATTCACGTCGATCTTTGCATGGCTAACCGCTTTCCTCATTATCGGGCTAAATTTGTTTCTGCTTTTCAATGTGTTTTAG
- a CDS encoding alpha/beta fold hydrolase codes for MNNLFRRYTPKIEGINAVSELKKIYVGGVEQWLLIRGENKHNPLLLMVHGGPGAAQIGFNRDYQQELEKHFIVVNWDQRGAGLSYSKKIPIETMNIEQFLYDVIEVTVYIKKSFQKERIFLLGHSWGSMLGILAINQHPEHFIHYFGVSQVVSMSKAEQLSYELTLERARELNNQKAIKELKEIGKPPWNTFKHDRLHQKYLELFGGGISRNGKLVYEFLIKLFKGQEYNIFDIVNHLRGQFFSMKAMNEELRTFELENVIQKVEIPVSFLMGKYDLTIPHSPTKEFFDQLQAPSKEWLSFEKSAHSPNYEEVDKFTEIVLDRKSQYE; via the coding sequence GTGAACAATTTGTTTAGAAGATATACACCAAAAATAGAAGGTATAAACGCCGTGTCAGAGCTGAAAAAAATATATGTCGGTGGAGTAGAGCAATGGCTTTTAATTAGAGGAGAAAATAAACATAATCCATTATTGTTAATGGTACACGGAGGTCCCGGTGCTGCACAGATTGGCTTTAATCGAGACTACCAACAAGAACTAGAAAAACATTTTATTGTTGTGAACTGGGATCAAAGGGGTGCAGGTTTATCGTATTCCAAAAAGATTCCAATTGAGACGATGAATATAGAACAATTTTTATATGATGTAATTGAAGTAACGGTCTATATAAAAAAATCTTTTCAAAAAGAAAGGATTTTCTTATTAGGGCATTCTTGGGGAAGTATGTTAGGGATATTAGCAATAAACCAACATCCTGAGCATTTTATTCACTATTTTGGTGTTTCTCAGGTAGTGAGTATGAGTAAGGCAGAGCAATTATCCTATGAATTAACATTGGAAAGAGCAAGAGAATTAAACAATCAAAAAGCAATAAAAGAACTAAAGGAAATTGGGAAACCACCATGGAACACTTTTAAACATGATCGGTTACATCAGAAATACCTTGAATTATTTGGGGGTGGAATCTCACGTAATGGAAAATTAGTATATGAATTTTTAATAAAACTATTTAAAGGCCAAGAATATAATATATTTGATATTGTAAATCATTTAAGGGGACAATTTTTTAGCATGAAAGCCATGAATGAGGAGTTGAGAACATTTGAGTTGGAAAATGTGATTCAAAAGGTCGAAATTCCTGTTTCATTCTTAATGGGTAAATATGACTTAACCATTCCACATTCACCAACAAAAGAATTTTTTGACCAACTTCAAGCACCAAGTAAAGAATGGCTTTCCTTCGAGAAATCGGCCCATTCACCTAATTATGAAGAAGTGGACAAATTTACTGAGATTGTCTTAGATAGAAAGAGTCAATATGAATAA
- a CDS encoding DUF1256 domain-containing protein gives MHVDLVDGNLTMVERIIPYNHRLAPLFIRDTLYSLIPEGTQHIYVVGIGSNKINGDSLGPFVGTLLFDLYPSHLTVLGNLHDPLDATTIIPAFSQITIPNNSFVVAIDSVLGTEGLLNKIFVREGSLLPGIGLGNRLSPIGDCSVMGVVLEHDPTVECSLLCTNLNLIYTMATNIAKGISLAIRQYYRYPSDSPILLFN, from the coding sequence ATGCATGTTGATTTAGTGGACGGTAATCTAACAATGGTTGAAAGAATCATTCCTTATAATCATAGACTTGCACCGCTATTCATTCGTGATACCCTATATTCTCTCATTCCAGAAGGTACACAGCATATTTATGTCGTGGGGATTGGTTCAAATAAGATTAATGGTGACAGCCTTGGACCTTTTGTCGGTACTCTACTGTTCGATTTATATCCAAGTCATCTAACCGTTCTCGGAAATCTTCATGATCCTTTAGATGCTACAACCATTATCCCAGCGTTTTCGCAAATCACCATACCAAACAACAGTTTTGTAGTTGCGATTGATAGTGTACTCGGTACAGAAGGATTATTAAATAAGATTTTTGTTAGAGAAGGTTCTTTATTACCCGGTATTGGTCTTGGTAATAGACTTTCTCCTATTGGAGATTGCAGCGTCATGGGTGTCGTTTTGGAACATGACCCAACTGTAGAATGCTCTCTCCTATGTACGAACCTGAATCTTATTTATACGATGGCCACCAATATTGCGAAAGGGATTTCCCTTGCGATTAGACAATATTATCGGTACCCTTCAGATTCTCCAATTTTGCTGTTTAATTAA
- the rlmN gene encoding 23S rRNA (adenine(2503)-C(2))-methyltransferase RlmN — MNKKSIYGLTFDQLEAWLLEYGHRKFRASQVWDWLYRKRVTDFSEMIDVNSDCIQLLADHFVIQTLNEHIKQESADGTIKFLFKLQDGNLIETVLMRHKYGLSVCVTTQVGCNIGCSFCASGLLVKNRDLSSGEIVEQIMKVQLHLDHLEKGEKVSHIVVMGIGEPFDNFENLVNFLKIIIDQKGLEIAARHITVSTSGLAEKIYDFTDTKLPVNLAISLHAPNNELRSRIMKINRAYPLEELMKAVDYYLENTNRRITFEYILLKDVNDHREEAQQLANLIENKKSYVNLIPYNPVGEHSQYQRSDEESVLAFYDTLKKNGVNCVIRQEHGTDIDAACGQLRSKHNK; from the coding sequence ATGAATAAAAAATCCATTTATGGTCTGACATTTGATCAATTGGAAGCTTGGCTTCTAGAATATGGGCATAGAAAGTTTCGAGCCTCACAAGTTTGGGATTGGCTCTATCGAAAGCGGGTAACGGATTTCTCTGAAATGATTGATGTCAATTCAGATTGTATTCAATTATTAGCGGATCATTTTGTTATCCAAACTTTAAATGAGCATATTAAACAAGAATCAGCAGATGGTACGATTAAGTTTTTATTCAAGTTACAGGATGGGAATTTGATTGAAACAGTGTTGATGAGACATAAATATGGTCTATCGGTTTGTGTCACAACCCAAGTAGGCTGTAATATAGGTTGTAGTTTTTGCGCGAGCGGATTATTAGTGAAAAATCGCGATTTATCCAGTGGGGAAATAGTGGAACAAATTATGAAGGTTCAACTTCACCTCGATCATTTGGAAAAAGGTGAAAAGGTAAGTCATATTGTGGTGATGGGCATTGGTGAGCCCTTTGATAATTTTGAAAACCTAGTCAACTTCTTGAAAATTATTATTGACCAAAAAGGACTTGAAATAGCTGCCAGACATATCACGGTATCAACTAGCGGACTAGCCGAAAAAATTTATGATTTCACCGATACCAAATTGCCAGTGAACCTAGCGATCTCATTACATGCGCCAAATAACGAACTTCGATCACGGATTATGAAAATAAATCGTGCCTATCCATTAGAGGAATTAATGAAGGCTGTAGATTATTATTTAGAAAATACGAACCGAAGAATTACGTTTGAATATATCCTGCTAAAAGATGTGAATGATCATCGCGAAGAAGCACAGCAACTTGCTAACTTAATCGAAAATAAAAAATCATATGTTAATTTAATTCCATATAATCCTGTTGGAGAACACAGTCAGTATCAAAGAAGTGATGAGGAATCAGTGCTGGCATTTTATGATACGTTGAAAAAGAATGGAGTAAATTGTGTGATACGGCAAGAACATGGGACTGATATTGATGCAGCCTGTGGGCAGTTGAGGAGCAAACACAATAAATAG
- a CDS encoding DUF2325 domain-containing protein, with protein sequence MLISQVKPDIKSIVHFFDNQHNFFTELEVYFTQNNQKLRAILLFPFHNKGRFLLEKVQIYHHDQWAPKKGDPYHFGMALADHYSVELVGGKISASERNAKNQLERRFRSLVTQLASKLKEELPPFYKTECGISPDFLSITTKFEVNEEIIAGRIETNFYYPHTVDDKKYFEELLEKNVSANLENLEKFHLVLSEKIKEQKVYITTIPILNPISEETYPNDVMDVSIHSEGHCLICDLPAVSSINSTVKINLKELERHIEDLLIMVVGDQFICKNCNSLVKKDKTIIKDVQTGQLLAERYIDELSVLGYMNNQEQMQRVLNVVVDYHVYFREFEEQFWSAFSFVATVKWETFSNELTRKELEIALQDFVPEIPSGVTKEKLMAVLKKLNLTVEEKQAFWRKANQVVVTHYLYVTVFGWDMKQEFAILGKNRAEFIFQYLPFPTELAPYVQGFAAYFSKNGSQEVLKLHKTLDHQHQQIRQLQQENGRLTQKLGQAYSRNSELEQASVNLSSEVRNKGDILKIQQLKGLIEELKTELSLVTVPLEEEEQTEEMLLTEERIKQEPITIEGFFQEKKILILGGNRGKQIKEENGYTILTHDGRILDPAFYELLKTADIIIVLTHLISHRAMWEAKEFAILEEKPIYYSAFTNIPTILSEVANLPS encoded by the coding sequence GTGCTGATCTCGCAGGTTAAACCAGATATAAAATCAATCGTGCATTTCTTTGATAACCAACATAATTTTTTTACGGAGTTGGAGGTATACTTCACCCAAAATAACCAGAAATTACGGGCAATTTTATTGTTCCCGTTTCATAATAAAGGTCGTTTCTTATTAGAAAAAGTACAAATTTATCATCATGATCAATGGGCCCCAAAAAAGGGGGATCCTTATCATTTTGGGATGGCTCTTGCTGACCACTACTCGGTAGAATTGGTAGGGGGAAAAATAAGTGCAAGTGAACGGAATGCCAAAAATCAGTTAGAAAGACGATTTCGTTCACTCGTCACACAGCTTGCATCAAAGCTAAAAGAGGAACTACCACCTTTTTATAAAACTGAATGTGGGATTAGTCCAGATTTCTTAAGCATCACCACCAAGTTTGAAGTGAACGAAGAGATCATTGCAGGGAGAATTGAAACCAATTTTTATTATCCACATACTGTAGATGATAAAAAATATTTTGAAGAACTGTTAGAAAAGAATGTCTCAGCAAATCTAGAAAATTTAGAGAAGTTTCATCTAGTCCTGTCGGAAAAGATTAAGGAGCAAAAGGTATATATCACCACAATACCTATATTAAATCCTATTTCCGAGGAGACCTATCCAAATGATGTTATGGATGTTTCTATCCACTCAGAGGGGCACTGCCTAATCTGTGATTTGCCCGCCGTTAGTAGTATAAATTCTACTGTAAAAATAAACCTGAAGGAACTTGAACGTCATATTGAGGACCTTCTTATTATGGTAGTTGGGGATCAATTTATTTGCAAGAACTGCAATAGTTTAGTCAAAAAAGATAAGACAATCATAAAGGATGTTCAAACCGGTCAGCTTTTGGCAGAGAGGTATATTGATGAGCTGAGCGTTCTTGGTTATATGAATAATCAAGAACAAATGCAAAGGGTATTAAATGTTGTGGTGGATTACCATGTTTACTTCCGTGAGTTTGAGGAACAATTTTGGAGTGCCTTTTCATTTGTTGCGACGGTGAAATGGGAAACCTTTTCCAATGAGTTAACAAGGAAAGAGCTAGAAATTGCTTTGCAAGACTTTGTCCCTGAAATTCCAAGTGGCGTTACAAAAGAAAAGCTGATGGCGGTGCTTAAAAAGCTCAATCTTACAGTAGAAGAAAAACAAGCCTTTTGGCGTAAAGCAAATCAAGTAGTCGTTACACATTACTTATATGTAACTGTATTCGGCTGGGATATGAAACAAGAGTTTGCTATATTAGGCAAAAACCGAGCAGAGTTTATTTTTCAATACCTACCTTTCCCAACAGAATTAGCACCATATGTCCAAGGTTTTGCTGCTTACTTTTCCAAAAATGGATCACAAGAGGTTCTGAAGCTGCATAAAACGTTGGACCATCAGCACCAGCAGATCCGCCAGCTTCAACAGGAAAATGGTCGACTAACTCAAAAACTAGGCCAAGCCTATTCTCGAAATAGTGAATTAGAGCAAGCGTCCGTTAATCTTTCAAGTGAAGTTCGAAATAAAGGTGATATATTAAAAATCCAACAGTTAAAAGGGCTGATTGAGGAACTTAAAACAGAGCTTTCACTTGTAACAGTCCCATTAGAGGAAGAAGAACAAACCGAGGAGATGCTCTTAACTGAAGAGCGTATTAAACAAGAACCTATTACGATTGAAGGCTTTTTTCAAGAAAAGAAAATTCTGATTCTAGGTGGTAACAGAGGTAAACAGATTAAAGAGGAGAATGGATATACTATTCTTACTCATGATGGGAGAATTCTTGACCCAGCTTTTTATGAGTTATTGAAGACAGCTGACATCATCATTGTTCTTACTCACCTTATTTCTCATCGAGCCATGTGGGAAGCAAAGGAATTTGCCATTTTAGAAGAGAAACCGATTTACTACTCAGCCTTTACGAATATCCCGACAATTCTTAGTGAAGTGGCTAATCTCCCTAGTTGA